gtgtgtatttaaacCTTTCCTCTTGTAAATACATACAATAGGCCACGTGTATTTCTTCCGACTGGGTAAATTCTGTTTTCGGATAGAAATTCTGTTGCTACTCCAATCAAatccctctcactctgtctgaaACACTATCAAACCAATATTGCAGTACCTCAGTTTCAGCTTGCTTTCCACTGGAGCGCAAATAATGCCTGCTCAGAAATGTCATTATCTTTGTGTATGTAGACCTTGGTGAATGTACTGATGCAATAGAGCACAAAGACAGGGATGATTTTCAAGTTACTGGAACACTACAcctctgttgattttttttttccctcctcggCTTACATCTACAACACATCCATGATTCAGAAGCATAAAGCTGCCCACAGTCCGTTACCATAAGTAACTTCATCCTCACCCCTGTCTAGTACCTGAGACATACGGCTGTATTTGTTGGCTTTTCACACTTGTATGTGTCTGTACCGAGTGAGAGGTTTTACAAATACAAGCAGTTTTATATCCCCGAACACTGAGCaatgacagaaaagagaaaaaaaaaaaaaaaagaaaaaacaccaccTTGTAGATGAACTGTGAAAATAGCAACACAattgtacattttgtttgtcCTGCATGTAGCACTTTAATGTTCCTGGTCTTAGTCTGTTTATTCGTGGAAAAAAGTCACCTTATAGACTGCTTTGAATCTGGATTCACGCTACATCCAGCAGTATTCCAgttgcatacacacataacaCCTGTAAATAGAGACTCTAAAAATGTCATGGAGTGCCGGGGCATTTTAGAGAATGTGGAACACGCTCAACACGGCTCATTTTACATTAAACTGCAGATTGTTGATAAGAGCTACAGTATGTAAGGGCGTCATTGATGAAATTGAATTTACCACCAGTTACTtgcagtattgatttttttttttaaaaaatccctgAACGGAAAGACCACTAACAAAGGCAGTATTTTATCTTGTCTAGGAAGCATGGTTCATTCATTTCCCCAATTTTCTAAAGCATAAAAACGGTGGTAATTGACTAACAGTCCACAGTTTTATCAATGGCCATCTTGCTATAATGTCTGGAGTACTTTAGGATGTTAGGACTGTGGTGTGTAATGTGTAAGAATATAGTCAGAGGTATAACTTAGTCTGTGAAACAGAATGATTCCTGAATTAGAGCACTAGTTGTTATTTCTGGTCGTTACGTGTCTCTGATTCATATTTGGCATGACTGCCATTTGTCTACTGTTGCCTATTGTTATGATTGCCATGACCTGACTTTAACAGAGACTAGGTGACGGGACTAACAGACTGGCTTACTGATGTCATTGCTTCGACTTGTGTACACTGACATACATTACAGGACTGAGACACACACTTTAGGGGCAGAGGAGGGGGACGGAGAGAAGAGATTGTGTATGCATGATAGAAAACAGCACAGCTTTTAGGCTACTCAGAGCGATCTGGTTAAGAGCACATCACTGAAGCACTgttcaaatgcattttaatggtgTCAAACGAGAATTCTATATATGCTGTAAATATACACTTtttgccaaaataataataataataaaaaaaatatggttttATTATAGGCTTCGTCTGGGTGTGTTATTATTTGGCTTCTTGAGTGTTTGTGTTCCAGTTCGGCCGAGGGCATTCGTCCAAAGCGGTAAATCCAGTAACTGTAAATCATATTTTGGAATCTGTTCTCATTACAAGAGTCCATTAAAGTAAAACACCACAGGGACACACTCGATGGTGGTCACATTCTGATGTAGGCTAGCCTAATTATTTCACTGTAAGTTGCTGCCAGTATCCCATTCCAGGCTTCTTAGCGCCTGCCAAAGAGCTGAGTCACAACAACTGTCCGTGTCCATTCTTGTGCTACAGAACGGCTCTACTTCAGCAGATGGCCTCAGTCTAATCACTGCCACACAGTCAGCTCTCACGAGGAATGCCCTTTATTGCTTTTCCTGTCTGCAACTTAAAGGGTAAATCCAATTTGAGATGCTGCATGAATActaggagttattttgtgataaacTATTGTCATTTACTTGCTTGGTATTTGTACTTTCCCTCCCTTCTCGAGTTATGATCGCAGCGCTCTCAAACTGCAACGTCTTGTGGGGATGTGAGGATACTGTCTGTGGAGAAACCCTTATCTATGCCTCCTCAGCAATAGATTTCAAAAACAGATGCTgaaattcagtgcaaaatggcGAGTCTGGAAAACAGGTGGTTCACATCAgatgggtgacaaattaaaaggaaaaccaACATAAAATCTCTTAAGGTGCTGGGCCACCACAAGCCACCGGAGgagcttcagtgtgtgttttggcattGATTCTGCTGGAGAAATGGAGCACCATTGTTCCAGAAGACACTGCTGAGAGGGATATTAtagcagggctgcagtgcataaacCCAAAACGCAACCACACATTTGAGAGCTGAGCTGTGCCAgtctacagagatgtggagaagagtgatgtggtcagatgagttGTCTTTCAGCAATATTCTGGACGAGTGGGCGAGTGCATGTGTGGGCTCCAACAAGAGAACGCCACAGGCTTGAATGCTGGACCCTGACAGTGAGGGGGTCAACTGGCTCTGTTACGCTGTGGGGGGCATTTTCCTGGCATGGTTTGGGCTCACTTGTCGCCTTTGAGGAAGGCTTCACTGCAAATCAGAACAAAGTTCTTCTGAGTGATCACCTTTATCCTCTGAGGAAACTTTTCTATCCTGATGGGAGTGGTCTGTTGAAGGATGACAATATCCCCATCCACAGGACACaagggctcactgaatggtttgatgaagatgaaaatgatgtaaatcataACACTATGACCCTCACAGTCACATCTCAACCCAACTGAACACCTATGGGACAGAGATTTTGGACTTggatcatcaaaacaccaaatgagggaatgtTTTGGATGAATGCAACATTTCCAATTAGTGAGACTTTTTCCTGAgctacatttcagaggaaaaccCTGAGCTTTTTATCGCACtacatttatctatttatcagTTCCTTGTTACTTTACAGAATAAAGTGTTTTCTCCGGTGGGACTGATCTACACACCGAAGCTGTTCTGGCAGCTTGTGGTGGCACAACACCTCACTGAAACactttatattgtttttttcctttaatttgttgcAACTGACTTAAAAATCCAAATCACAATATAGCCAAGTGCAATGCCCAAATCACAAATGCTGAAATCTTTAGATAAAGGAAAAATGTGCCACAAAATACCCTGATCACTAAATTTTTGCTGCCCTACAGAAATAGCCTGGCCTACAATTTATACTCTCCAGATATAAGACATGTTTGTTGTTGATGGTACAACCCCCAGAAAAACATATGTTTTTttagtgaaaacaaaacatatataaGGATTAGCATTCCCACTAAAATCCTGACTAAGATTTCactatctgttttttttgtttgttttttttaatcaaatgatTCAGCCCTAATGTCATGGCATTCAATTTAACTCAGCTTGtctcaacaaaacacaaataaagtgaaaaacagGTATTAATATTACACAATCACATTTATTTAGACACCAGATCCTCGGTTTTTCTTGCAAAGAGGCAGAAACGTCCTCCTCTTGGCTCCAGCTGACTCGAGAGCCTTTAAACGGCTCATGTGGTGAAGAAATGCGTCACTGTCTTTGGCCACAAACTGGAGCGTCTGCAAGTGACTCCTCAGAAGAATCCTGAGCGTCCAACCAACAGACCGCTGGCTCTAAAGACCATCGCTTCACGTCTCACTTATCACCGATCCGAGATAAGAGCGACACTGGTCGATGCTCATTAAGCTCTGGATGCGGACTGCTGAGCCCTCTCCTCCCTGTAGCCTTTCAGCAGCTGGTTGATGAGGGTCAGttcattctcttttttcacCGGGTACAGAGGCGGGAAGGGGTTTCCTTTGTACTCCAGGACAGCCATCTTCGCTCTGTCCAAGTTCTTCCTGTTGGGAAGCCGTGCCATCCGGGTATAGCTGCTTGTCTGAGTCTCAAACCGGGGTGCAAGGACTTTAAAGAGCTTTGGGACCAAGTCCTTTtcctgaggagagacagaaaccagatgcacaaaaaacaatttaatctGACTAAATCTTATTTAGACACAGTGGCAAAACCCTGGGACTGCAGAAAGCTGAGAAGAGATTCAGTTTGCAGGCACATACCGTCAACCAGAAGCTGGCCATTTTCATTGCCTTCTCATCAGTGTCTCCCTTTTTGGCATAATCGATCAGCTgggaagacagagacacagtcaGCATCAAGGACAAGGACAGAGGGGGACTAACTTGATGTCCAGCTCTATTTAATTCTGCATTCATTCACTACACGTCTGCACAGCGACACATTTTAAAAGCCTGACTGTGCTGATCAAGGCTCGGAGATAATGGCATAATTAATGACAGTCATAAggatgtgtgtatctgtatacTGCACATATGCAAAGTCATGTTAACTAATGAAAATGAGGGCCCTGAGGGTAGAGCCGCGTATGATTAAACTGCAATATTTACCTAATGTCCCCAAATGTCTCTCAGATATCATCTTAATgagattttgcattttaagattAACTCCgaaaaaaaggcttttattttattacaatgACTCCACTGAGAAATGATAAATCACACAGTTTAGTTTCTGACCAGCCCCATGAGAGCGGAGACAGTTAgatcattttattgttgttagaAAATCTTTACTTATTTATGGGATCTGCGGTCTAAACAGCATCTGTCTGAGGTTTTCTACATCAAGCAAGTTAGGAAACCACTGAGTAGACGCATTAATGTTACACTGGTGCATAACTGTCAGATATTAATGCTTTCAGACTGTTTTCTGCTCAGGTTTGAACTGAGAGCTtgttagccagctagctaacaccatcatcatcatcatcatcattatcatcatcgtcaccTTTTCGGCGTAGAAGCGGACTTCATCTGCCCGGGCCAGGGTGGTTTCTATCCTCTCGTGTCGGACGAGTCCCGTCAGGATGTTCCGCAGCATGTTGATCCGGGACTCGGGGCCCAGGCCCATCCTCCGGGCCACCCGGCCGTGGGAGATCAACATCGGCAGCGTCAGGCGCATCCTGCCGGTGGATTAGCCTCGGCGcggcaacaaacaaacaaaaaccgaACAACTCACACCGGAACAGCTGGTTTAGTAAATACGGATTATTTTCCTTCAAACCGCGCTGTCTGTGGATTATAGAGCTGTTAATTTACTGTAAGGACAAACCCCAGGGTCGATTACATCCATGTGTACCTAGCTTTGACATTGGTGGTGCGTCATCGGTTGTGTCCGACTGGGACGTGGCACCGGCGGCCGACAGTTCCGCTGAGGAGCGAGAAAAGGGCCGTGCTTTCAGAGAGGCACAGGTTTATGTGGACACCATGCAAGATTATATATTATGAATTAATGGATGGATTTAAGAAAGGAAtggaaataaaagttaaaaagtaatttaatcTACCAACTGAATCGGAATCAAATTTAAACAGTGTCCTCATGAAAATGGTTGATTATGTGACCGAGCTGCTTGGGTTCACTTAACTTTTAACTTAGACAAtaataaaaagacataaaatgaCATACATATTACTAACaacctaaaatataaatatatattacagTTGCTGGAGGCCCTAATTTAGTTCACCATTTCTCATACCATAGATATAAGGAAATTGAGGACATAATTTAAGATGAATATTTTGCATTCACACTCTCTCCATTGAACACCTTCACAAGCTGCCCTGAAGGAAACGTGTTGCTGTTTCACATAATCCTTGACTTGAGGTGGACTGTGTTATGGATATCACTGGTTTGGCCTTGATGCCTCTCTCCTTTCACTCTTTCCCTTGTGGAGCCTCAATGTAtttatgcttttatgtttttttatgaagGAAACATGTTGCTGTTCTGTATAACCTTGGCTTGAGGTGGAATGTGTTATGGATACGGCAGGAATGTTGTGTATGCTTCTCCTCTGAACTATTTgccttgtgttgcttttatgtaTTGTAACTGTTTATTCTGCAAACTCACCAGGACTCCCTAGAAGAAGAGAGCCTGTATCTCAGTGGGAtccttcctggctaaataaaggataaataaataaaaacatacaggtTTGATCATTCATGGGGAATTGTCTTTACTCCCATATTCCTAATTAGGGTTGATCAGCACTGGAATTCATGGGGAAAACAGAGTCTTCAGTCCAgatgtcttttatttctttggtttgtgggaggaaacccatggctacacaggcacacatgggAATCAAATACAGGGAGTGAATGATAACCACTGAGCCCTTTGCACTATATCATTAATCTGTGCATTATAACTACTGGATTACCGTAATATGTAGGGCTGTTTTTTTGGGGATAATAAAATGACTAAGATTTacaaaatgctttgaatttgATTGTATGATTGAATGTTGTGTCGTAACAGATTGAGAGATATATACCGACCAAAATGtagatattatttattttattctttgttaCAGCAGGTATGTGCTTATTTGCACAGGGTTTCTGTGCCGTACAAACAGCTGCACTGAAGGAAGGACTGGTCCATACTTAGTAACTGGCCATGGTGCTGTGCAGCCAATCAGTGAAGATGCAGGTCTGATGCAGGAGAAAGGGAAACACAAGTGGAAAGAGaaactgtaaaatgtatttcaagTCACATTATAAGAAAAGTGTGATATTGCTGCATTACAAAatccaaataaatgaatgctttGGAAAGCCTATAATTACCTTGGCGTAGACACCGGGGTGGTTCTTCTCAGCACACCCAAAGCCCCAGGACACAACACCCTGCAGCTCACCGTCGCACACAACAGGGCCGCCAGAGTCAccctgagagggaaaaagacagGCAATTAGGCAGATATTTAGAGGCTCAATCTGAACATAATGCTAATGTAAACTCAAAACAAGTAATACATGCTGTGTGGCTGCTGAAAAACCAAATATACTTGATTGACACACCTGGCAGGAGTCCTTGCCACCCTCCAGGTATCCGGCACAGAACATGGCATCAGTGATCATGCCGGGGTAGGATCTGTCACAGTCCTCCTTAGACAGGATGGGGATGTCCAGGCACTGCAGCTTGTTGCTGTCAGCAGCTGTGAAGATGCAGAcccacagacacaaaataatttaaGAGGATGGGAGGAAAGAAGatataaaaacaagaacaataacTGAACACAGGAGGCTGTAACTGAAATGTTATTTAATGTGAGTGGGACTCACAGGAGCTCATGGTCACACCCCAGCCAGAGACTGTGCACGTGATGCCAGCAGGGGCACAGCTGGTGGACAGAGCCACGGGCTGCACATACTCATTGATGGTGGCAGGTTCGCTCAGCTTGATCAGCATGATGTCATTGTTAACAAGCCAGGACTCGTAATTGGGATGAGGAATCACAAGGGCAGCAGAGATGATCTGTTCGTTGCCATCCATAAACCAGCGGTTGTGATCACCGAGAACAATGTCCATTTTGCTGTAAAGGTGGAGAGGaaccagacagagagaagaaaccaGGACAGGAGGGATGAGTtgtgacagcagtggtgctgcaGAATATTTGCTCTGCAGCTTTGCAAGTGATGTTTGACAGCTCTTACGACTTGTAGCAGTGAGCAGCAGACACAACCCAGTTCTCGTTGACCAGGGAGCCGCCGCAGAAGTGGTAGCCAGAGTTCAGAGACACCTGATGGGGCTGGGAGTGAGGCCTGCATTCATGCCCTCCGACAATCTTGTCATCCTCAGTggcaactgaaaaaatatagtTTTAAACCTATCTATTGCACCTGTATGACCAATAGTcacaataattacaaaaatgcTAAACCTCCTCAAAGGTCCAAACTGCATTCAGCATCATGCCATATTTAAATTTAACCATGCCATTGATTTACATATGAAAGGCACAGACATTAGATACAGCCTGAGATGCTTTGTGAATTTTTGTAGGAGCATGTTTGTTCTATAAATGTTGCCCATACTTACAGGCTGCTCCAATGAGCAGAATGAAGACCAGAGACCTCATGTCTGTTGGATGGGAGATGAAGATGCAGAGATGTGTCCTGGAACTGTGCCTGGTTTTTATTGAGTGCTGTAATGACCCCTGCCATCTGCAAGAACACACCCCTGGTAATGATGACCAATCAAAACCTTCTACCAGCACTGACTGGCACCAGGAGAAATTGGTCATGATTATCACCCAGTCTGTCAACGCAAAACTTTAATGACCTCATTGGGAACCTGCTATGAAGACTGTGCTTAATTCTGCAAGAAACAGTGACTTGAGATGGTGTCAGTGCAATTTAGATCTCATTGCTTTTTTGCCTTATCCCATATTGTCTTGGTATAATTTTAGTACAGTACAGCATGTCTGGTACAGGTTGTAATCTAGCCCATGACCTTGACGTGGCCCCCAGCCGTGGTAACAGGTGGAGCCTCTCTCACAGGCTCACTGTCTGCATGGCTCTGGCCTTCACTGTGGAAAACTGGGGCACACTGTACACTTAATGACTATACTTCAAAAAAGGGCAGAttgcttttaattttcagtCACAATTTCACATTCCCATACATGCAGTAGCTTACTAGGATACCAATCCTGTTAAAAAACTGATGTTATTCCCACATTTTCAGGTGGATTTGTTATCAGTGTTATCAGAGAAACAAGTCTCAGCTGACAAACAGCCAGATAGAGGATCTTTAGTAATAAGTCTCATCTTTTGTTTCTGGAAATGATGGGCTGTTAATCGAGGTGGTTGTGTATCATATCCCATTATAAAAGGTTTAATTAATTCtgacaaaataaatggaaacatCTTGCTAAGCCATTATAAAAAGTTATAAGAGATCAAACAAGGAAAACAGGGGTCAAAACTGCAATGTACATGGATCTATACACTAAATTTCTCTGGCTATGATACATATGGTTCAAAGGaaattttgctgtatttcattTGCACCTCTATTCCTCTCCAACCCATAAAATTCACAATGAATGAACACTGGTGACAGTATTTAACTATTTAATGATTAATGATCAATATacaagaaataaacatttatgtATAACCCATTTGCACAGTTTCAGTGTTGCAAGTCTCAAAATATCTCACGAGAGATTTTGAGGGTCAAGCAGCCAAAGTGGGTATTTATTAATTCTAAACACTGAGCCTAGTATTATTCTATATAATCACAGTGAATTATGTGTCAGCATTTCACATGATAATATTCATAAGTAGTGTTAGATCTTCTTTGCACaaggattttaaaatcattCTCTTCTACTACTGTGGAACAATTTATCTGTAACAAACATCAAAGCCCTGAATCTCTGAAAGAATGCactattttgtaatttatctgATGCATCAACCATGCATGTTCTCTGCTATTTTTTTGTGCGTGCATTATTGGCTCTATTTTTGTGCAGGACAAATTCTCCTTGGAGCTAATAAAGATCTATTCTGATCTAAACTTGCATGCGGCGGATTatgtgaaatattttctttggCACAACTCCTGGCGTTCCACAGTATTGGATGTTAAATCAAGATACACATTCTGCTCGATTTCAGGGCAAGTAAACTATTTGAACATGTTAGTGAGCAACAAAAgcctttttaatttatttatttatttatttattcatttatttattatttgatgATGACTAGTGATGTTGTGAGATGCAGGCATAAAGATGGAGGCATacaacatatgcaagtacaagcGTAAGACTTTATTGCATCATGTAAATGATTGCACAGAGTTGCCTATGGTGAACCTGGAGGTAGAATGGCAAAAGTAGGATCCAACTTAGTAGCTGGCCATGGTGCGCTCCAGCCAGTCGTTGAAGAGGCAGACCTGGAAATAGAGaaagcaagaaattagtaaaatgtGCAGACAACATCTCAACTGCACATGTTGGAGAATCCCTATTTTAAATCGCTTTTATTTATACTACTACATATTGTAAATGAAGAGACATTTGAGTGACAGTTTACCTTGGCGTAGACACCAGGGTGGTTCTTCTCAGCACATCCGTAGCCCCAGGACACAACACCCTGCAGCTCACCGTTGCACACAACTGGGCCACCAGAGTCACCCtgagagagacaataaaaaaaacaatgacatgagcAATGAAGCTGCAAGCCAGGCTAAccaaatgaaataataacatgaagccgaataagaaaacaaacaaaaagtctaTATCTCAAAAGTTGGTGTGATAATTGCTGAGGTGGGTGAAGCTCACTAAGGGGGAAGTTGGTATACCCTCCTATATATTTCAGTGGTTATTTGGCAGATAGATGGGTATACTATAAATTGCCAGAAAAAGAGCTGGGCATAGCTTCCACTACACTGCACTCCTGACATTCTGGCATTAAATTATGTTATTACATTCAGATGCACTGGTGGAGAAGGAGGACCTCTGCAGGTCACTCTTGCTGACTACAGTACCTGGCAGGAGTCCTTGCCTCCCTCCAGGTATCCAGCGCAGAACATGGCATCAGTGATCATGCCAGGGTAGGAGTTGTCGCAGTCCTCATCAGACAGGATGGGGAGGTCCAGGCACTGCAGCTTGTTGCTGTCAGCAGCTGTGATAGATGTGGTTGTGGGATGAAAAATGGTTTGGAGCAGTAAGGGCAACGTTTGTCCTGAGACATTTTCTAATACATAGTGGGAAATCACAAGATGATTTACTCACTGGAGCTCATGGTGTTGCCCCAGCCAGAGACGAGGCACATGGTGCCAGCGGGAGCACAGCTGGTAGGCAGAGCCACGGGCTGCACATACTGGTTGAGCTCGGCGGGCTTGCTCAGCTTGA
The Myripristis murdjan chromosome 16, fMyrMur1.1, whole genome shotgun sequence DNA segment above includes these coding regions:
- the mrpl17 gene encoding large ribosomal subunit protein bL17m, producing MRLTLPMLISHGRVARRMGLGPESRINMLRNILTGLVRHERIETTLARADEVRFYAEKLIDYAKKGDTDEKAMKMASFWLTEKDLVPKLFKVLAPRFETQTSSYTRMARLPNRKNLDRAKMAVLEYKGNPFPPLYPVKKENELTLINQLLKGYREERAQQSASRA